In Mytilus trossulus isolate FHL-02 chromosome 6, PNRI_Mtr1.1.1.hap1, whole genome shotgun sequence, a single window of DNA contains:
- the LOC134720849 gene encoding uncharacterized protein LOC134720849, producing the protein MATRLKRSIEEDYLTCSICFNIFTDPRQLSCGHSYCFQCLVDYLKSTTSSQTCPTCRQAMNCSKSTEIQTWIQTLPQDLLLIGIINAVKKHDPDQDHDDDETINDSKTLQEKTVCDKHMKCFEYFCTDHQDILCSECVSELHKECVSSPISELQLRALSDLNEIDSNVVRHLKDMSEIEQKGIFNLVSYQNKKEETLFILTSLRKQFETFSSLILTDIKAKETSLNWPEVNMKSVLKAIRIHRSHLEQFRDDIVTTTREINVVKKQKDVLEIHKAADTLLNKAEINYSCFRDYKIAFESNDILISSISKVKEAANIEISSDLNIDYHADETLSLIEPERDFMMYRIREFSVNQETNLYRSLSGICLLDNSLIIIDQYNNNAMKMTLDGECVGNCSLTEPYQVCRSGNTGIAITCWDKNIIFILDTEPILSIQQVVKTEKHYIGISGAGKDRFLVTSPDSSIDVISTSGEILFSIDSRKQRNIFSSLFRRSASVPVKAMLKDETVIMCDSIQKTLVCMDFAGRILWQRKIPGISNFTCGPEEIYCTLSCSNRVLRLTFDGNITNNTFLNIRQPWAIDTQGQTIVITEDSPSEKYHIIKLE; encoded by the coding sequence ATGGCTACACGTCTTAAGCGTAGCATTGAAGAGGATTATTTAACATGTTCTATTTGCTTCAATATATTCACCGATCCTCGACAGCTGTCGTGTGGTCATTCTTACTGTTTTCAATGTCTAGTGGATTATTTAAAATCGACGACTTCTTCACAAACTTGTCCAACATGTCGACAGGCAATGAACTGTTCGAAATCTACAGAGATTCAAACGTGGATTCAAACTTTACCACAGGATCTTCTCCTCATAGGGATAATCAATGCTGTGAAAAAACATGATCCTGATCAAGATCACGATGACGATGAGACAATCAATGATAGTAAAACATTACAAGAAAAAACAGTGTGTGATAAGCACATGAAATGTTTTGAATACTTTTGTACTGATCACCAAGACATCCTTTGTAGTGAATGTGTTTCTGAACTTCATAAAGAGTGTGTGTCATCCCCGATATCTGAGTTACAACTGAGAGCTTTATCCGACCTAAATGAAATTGATTCAAATGTTGTAAGACATTTAAAAGATATGTCGGAAATTGAACAGAAAGGGATTTTCAATTTAGTTTCGTATCAGAATAAAAAAGAGGAAACATTGTTTATTCTTACCTCTCTTCGTAAACAATTTGAGACGTTTTCTTCGTTGATTTTGACTGATATTAAAGCAAAGGAAACCAGTCTTAATTGGCCTGAAGTAAACATGAAATCAGTATTAAAAGCAATCAGAATACATCGCTCACATTTAGAACAGTTTAGAGATGATATCGTCACTACAACTCGGGAAATAAACGTTGTTAAAAAGCAGAAAGATGTTTTGGAGATACATAAAGCCGCTGATACGTTGCTCAACAAAGCTGAAATAAACTACTCTTGTTTTAGAGATTACAAGATAGCATTTGAATCGAATGATATACTGATATCGTCCATATCAAAAGTAAAAGAAGCTGCAAACATAGAAATATCTTCAGATTTGAATATTGATTACCATGCAGACGAGACACTTTCTCTGATAGAACCGGAAAGGGATTTTATGATGTACAGAATACGTGAATTCTCAGTAAATCAAGAAACAAATCTTTATAGATCGCTTTCAGGCATATGTCTTTTAGACAATTCTCTAATTATAATTGACCAATACAATAATAACGCCATGAAAATGACTCTAGATGGCGAATGCGTTGGAAATTGTTCGCTTACAGAACCCTACCAAGTCTGCAGGTCAGGAAATACTGGGATCGCTATTACATGTTGggacaaaaatataatattcattttagaTACAGAACCAATTCTCTCAATTCAACAAGTAGTAAAAACGGAAAAACATTATATAGGCATCTCTGGTGCTGGAAAAGATCGTTTTCTAGTGACATCACCTGATTCATCAATTGACGTCATTTCCACTTCCGgagaaattttgttttcaatcgactcGCGAAAGCaacgtaatattttttcttcgtTGTTTAGAAGAAGTGCATCTGTACCAGTCAAAGCAATGTTAAAAGATGAAACAGTGATAATGTGTGATTCAATACAAAAAACTCTTGTATGCATGGACTTTGCTGGACGTATTCTGTGGCAGAGGAAAATACCGGGAATTTCGAACTTTACATGTGGTCCGGAAGAAATATATTGTACACTTTCATGTTCCAATAGAGTCTTAAGGCTAACATTTGATGGCAACATTACAAACAATACGTTCCTGAACATACGCCAACCATGGGCTATTGATACTCAGGGTCAAACTATTGTAATAACGGAAGATTCACCGTCCGAGAAATATCACATTATCAAACTGGAATGA
- the LOC134723213 gene encoding para-nitrobenzyl esterase-like, with protein sequence MKPSFKCFSFTFLFVLIFADDTTVINSPSGLIKGLTLNYSKTLETLYEFRGIPYAKPPIGPLRFKKTEPLKKRTEVHDGTKFGAICMQPGIDFIPEPSRPAMSEDCLVLNVYVPRNLNESLSVMVWIHGGGFLTGFGHQYDGGKLAMEGNVIIVTINYRLGGFGSFAVGHAAARGNYGLWDQKMALQWVHDNIASFGGNPESVTVFGQSAGAGCASFQSLIPSNKGLFQRVIAQSSTVNRFNMLKDSTVEKFAAEVANKSSCPFGDKKVFADCLRQKTADEILEWTNPAASMAADKMMFEAIVMPVVDRELFLEHPIKSLEDNSSDVSQFFRSIDFIAGAVSNEGSLLYMSISPSFQEYYKFNLSIGIPSKAVCDGILSPFVETWYANNSNVTDKLCNYYSAESVVNQSLKATDAWADISFNFGINKMLEYHSGGNTYQYVVSKLSPKPFGPPPPSWFKGVGHGDELIYFFDITKLLSLNEEVILNDKDEKFGKEMISYWTSFAKTGVPDAGNGSIPWKRFNINDKNYLDFDVEITQKINYKPEILDLWSNQLPASGLGFWTTGNTKDTGEISSASLIFVSLTTVLMSVTVGLLHTCNF encoded by the exons ATGAAACCATCGTTCAAATGTTTCAGCTTTACTTTTCTATTTGTTCTAATTTTTGCTGACGACACAACAGTTATAAATTCGCCGTCTGGACTAATCAAGGGACTGACACTGAATTATTCCAAAACCTTAGAAACTTTATATGAATTCAGAGGAATACCCTACGCCAAACCACCGATTGGTCCATTGAGATTCAAAAAAACAGAACCACTCAAAAAACGGACAGAAGTTCATGATGGAACGAAATTCGGAGCAATCTGTATGCAGCCGGGTATCGACTTCATACCTGAACCAAGTAGACCAGCCATGTCGGAAGATTGTTTGGTATTGAATGTCTACGTTCCAAGAAATTTAAACGAATCTTTATCAGTAATGGTATGGATACATGGTGGCGGCTTTTTGACCGGTTTTGGGCACCAATACGATGGAGGAAAACTTGCAATGGAAGGAAATGTTATTATTGTAACAATAAACTATAGACTTGGTGGATTTGGATCTTTTGCTGTAGGTCATGCTGCAGCAAGAGGGAACTATGGTTTATGGGATCAAAAGATGGCACTACAATGGGTACATGATAATATTGCATCATTTGGGGGTAATCCTGAATCTGTTACAGTATTTGGCCAATCTGCGGGGGCAGGTTGTGCATCATTCCAGTCACTTATACCTTCAAATAAAGGACTTTTTCAGCGTGTTATTGCACAGAGTAGTACTGTTAATAGATTTAATATGCTAAAAGATAGTACTGTTGAAAAGTTTGCAGCAGAAGTAGCTAACAAATCGTCCTGTCCATTCGGTGACAAGAAAGTATTTGCTGACTGCTTAAGACAGAAAACTGCTGATGAAATACTTGAATGGACCAACCCTGCTGCCTCAATGGCAGCGGACAAGATGATGTTTGAAGCCATTGTTATGCCGGTTGTAGATCGTGAATTGTTTCTTGAACATCCAATTAAAAGTCTTGAAGACAACTCGTCAGATGTGTCCCAGTTTTTCCGTTCTATAGATTTCATTGCGGGTGCTGTTTCAAACGAAGGATCCTTACTATATATGTCAATTTCACCGAGCTTTCAAGAATactataaatttaatttatctaTTGGTATTCCTTCGAAAGCCGTTTGTGACGGAATATTGTCACCCTTTGTGGAAACGTGGTATGCTAACAACTCAAACGTCACGGACAAACTGTGTAATTATTATTCCGCAGAGTCTGTCGTAAATCAATCTTTAAAAGCAACCGATGCCTGGGCTGACATTTCATTTAACTTTGGTATCAACAAAATGTTAGAATATCACTCTGGAGGTAACACATACCAATATGTGGTATCCAAATTAAGTCCAAAACCTTTCGGCCCGCCTCCTCCGTCGTGGTTCAAAGGTGTCGGCCATGGTGATGAATTGATTTActttttcgatatcacaaagtTGCTGTCACTCAATGAAGAAGTGATACTGAATGATAAAGATGAGAAATTTGGGAAGGAAATGATAAGTTATTGGACATCTTTTGCTAAAACAGG CGTGCCAGATGCTGGTAATGGGTCGATACCATGGAAACGTTTcaatataaatgacaaaaattatCTGGATTTTGACGTTGAGATCACACAAAAAATTAACTACAAACCAGAAATATTGGACCTCTGGTCAAACCAACTACCAGCGTCGGGTCTTGGATTTTGGACTACAGGTAACACCAAAG ACACTGGAGAAATAAGCAGTGCATCACTCATCTTTGTCAGCTTAACAACGGTACTGATGTCTGTCACAGTCGGACTTCTTCATACATGTAATTTTTAG